A genome region from Nocardia sp. NBC_00565 includes the following:
- a CDS encoding nicotinamidase, whose amino-acid sequence MNRALIIVDVQNDFCEGGSLAVSGGARVARRISAYLNSAHYSVVVATRDYHIDPGGHFSENPDYVDTWPPHCRVGTSGADFHPNLDTAPIREIFSKGQYSAAYSGFEGATEDGTGLADWLREHGVDELDIVGIATDHCVRATALDARIEGFDTRVLLDFTAGVDAGTTIAALDRMRMAGVDLEGSVAK is encoded by the coding sequence ATGAACCGGGCGTTGATCATCGTCGACGTGCAGAACGATTTCTGCGAGGGCGGATCACTCGCCGTCAGTGGTGGGGCCAGGGTCGCCCGCCGGATCAGTGCATACCTGAACTCCGCGCACTACAGCGTGGTCGTGGCCACCCGCGACTACCACATCGATCCGGGCGGCCATTTCTCCGAAAACCCCGATTACGTGGACACGTGGCCGCCGCACTGCCGGGTCGGCACGTCGGGCGCGGACTTCCACCCGAACCTGGATACCGCGCCGATCCGAGAGATCTTCTCCAAGGGTCAATACTCCGCCGCCTATTCGGGTTTCGAAGGCGCGACCGAGGATGGCACGGGCCTCGCGGACTGGCTGCGCGAGCACGGCGTCGATGAACTCGACATCGTCGGGATAGCGACCGATCACTGTGTGCGCGCGACCGCGCTGGATGCCCGCATCGAAGGCTTCGACACCCGGGTCCTGCTGGACTTCACCGCCGGAGTCGACGCCGGCACCACCATCGCCGCGCTCGACCGCATGCGCATGGCGGGCGTCGACCTCGAGGGTTCGGTCGCCAAGTAG
- a CDS encoding nicotinate phosphoribosyltransferase → MLAAALGDGSAHRRCTFEVFARRLPHGRRYGVVAGTGRLLEALTQFRFEEPELAIAAGFLDAKTVEWLRDYRFTGDIDGYAEGELYFPGSPILSVRGSFAECVLLETLALSVLNHDSAIASAAARMVSAAAGRRMIEMGSRRTHELAAPASSRAAYLAGFDATSNLEAVRRFGVPGAGTSAHAFTLLHSAADGAHEAAAFRSQIEALGIGTTLLVDTFDITQGVATAIEVAGPELGGVRIDSGDLGVLARQVRDQLDRLGATNTRIVVSGDLDEYSIAALRAEPVDAYGVGTSLVTGSGAPTAGMVYKLVEVDGLPVAKRSSHKESRGGTKKAVRLARRTGTVVEEIVYPALGTPPAANGFEARELLVPLVRGGEPVDGVATLADSRKLVSRGLVSLPWEGLKLSDGEPAIPTTFLS, encoded by the coding sequence ATGCTCGCCGCCGCGCTCGGCGACGGCTCGGCGCACCGTCGGTGCACCTTCGAGGTGTTTGCCCGACGCTTGCCCCACGGTCGCCGCTACGGCGTGGTCGCGGGCACCGGCCGACTACTCGAGGCGCTGACGCAGTTCCGTTTCGAGGAACCGGAGCTGGCGATCGCGGCGGGCTTCCTGGACGCGAAGACCGTCGAATGGCTGCGCGACTACCGCTTCACCGGCGATATCGACGGCTATGCCGAGGGCGAGCTGTATTTCCCGGGCTCCCCGATCCTTTCGGTCCGGGGCAGCTTCGCCGAATGCGTCCTGCTGGAGACTCTGGCCCTATCGGTTCTCAATCACGACAGCGCGATCGCCTCGGCCGCGGCCCGCATGGTGAGCGCGGCCGCGGGCCGCCGCATGATCGAGATGGGCTCGCGCCGCACCCACGAACTCGCCGCGCCGGCCAGTTCGCGCGCCGCATATCTGGCCGGCTTCGACGCGACCTCGAATCTGGAGGCGGTGCGCCGCTTCGGCGTGCCGGGCGCGGGTACCAGCGCGCACGCGTTCACCCTGCTGCACAGTGCCGCCGACGGCGCGCACGAGGCGGCCGCGTTCCGCAGTCAGATCGAGGCGCTCGGCATCGGCACCACGCTGTTGGTCGACACCTTCGACATCACCCAGGGCGTGGCCACCGCCATCGAGGTCGCCGGGCCCGAATTGGGCGGTGTGCGTATCGATTCCGGTGATCTCGGCGTGCTGGCCAGGCAGGTGCGCGACCAACTCGACCGACTCGGCGCGACCAACACCCGCATCGTGGTCTCCGGCGATCTCGACGAGTACTCGATCGCCGCACTGCGCGCCGAACCCGTCGATGCCTATGGCGTCGGCACCTCGCTGGTCACCGGATCCGGTGCGCCAACCGCGGGCATGGTCTACAAGCTGGTCGAAGTGGACGGGCTGCCGGTCGCCAAGCGCAGCAGTCACAAGGAGTCGCGCGGGGGCACCAAGAAGGCGGTTCGGTTGGCGCGCCGAACCGGCACCGTGGTCGAGGAGATCGTTTACCCGGCCCTCGGGACTCCGCCCGCCGCCAACGGATTCGAGGCGCGCGAGCTGTTGGTGCCGCTGGTGCGCGGCGGCGAGCCGGTCGATGGCGTGGCCACGCTCGCGGACAGCCGGAAATTGGTCTCGCGCGGGTTGGTCAGCCTGCCGTGGGAGGGCCTGAAACTGTCGGATGGGGAGCCCGCGATTCCGACAACATTTCTGAGTTGA
- the clpS gene encoding ATP-dependent Clp protease adapter ClpS encodes MGLCKANATLSAAQATPEAVEYTEILEAEDRPWVTVVWDDPVNLMHYVAYIFQKLFGYSKAKATELMLKVHNEGKAVVSSGSRDKMEQDVRRLHAAGLWATMQRDD; translated from the coding sequence ATGGGCTTGTGCAAAGCGAACGCGACACTGTCGGCGGCACAGGCGACTCCGGAGGCGGTGGAGTACACCGAGATCCTGGAGGCCGAGGACCGTCCATGGGTCACGGTGGTGTGGGACGATCCGGTCAACCTCATGCACTACGTCGCGTACATCTTCCAGAAGCTGTTCGGCTACAGCAAAGCGAAGGCGACCGAATTGATGCTCAAGGTGCACAACGAGGGCAAGGCGGTGGTGTCGTCGGGTTCGCGGGACAAAATGGAACAGGACGTGCGTCGGCTGCACGCCGCGGGACTCTGGGCGACCATGCAGCGAGACGACTGA
- the aosR gene encoding oxidative stress transcriptional regulator AosR, with protein MRKWSRKNSLSGLKLRSEMDAREASVLRSLVGAVSGLLTDRAQSAPDDELAELTGLRSGNTDPPDDPRLHRLLPDFHRSEPGSPDADRADLNSALRGLHEPEIIDAKLAAGSVVLNTVPTDGGKIVLTPEQADAWLTALTDVRLALGTVLEIDAETPDQLEPDDPRGPHLDVYHWLTWMQDSLLQALAP; from the coding sequence GTGCGTAAGTGGAGCCGGAAGAACTCGCTGAGCGGCCTCAAACTGCGATCCGAGATGGATGCGCGTGAGGCGAGTGTGCTGCGGTCGCTGGTCGGCGCGGTCTCCGGGCTGCTGACCGACCGGGCCCAATCCGCACCGGACGACGAGCTCGCCGAGCTCACCGGGCTGCGGAGCGGCAACACCGACCCGCCCGACGATCCCCGGCTGCACCGGCTGCTGCCGGACTTCCATCGCAGCGAACCCGGATCCCCCGACGCCGACCGCGCCGACCTCAACAGCGCGCTGCGCGGTCTGCACGAGCCGGAGATCATCGACGCCAAGCTGGCCGCGGGGTCAGTGGTGCTGAATACGGTGCCCACCGACGGTGGGAAGATCGTGCTGACCCCCGAACAAGCCGACGCCTGGTTGACCGCGCTCACCGATGTGCGGTTGGCGCTGGGCACGGTGCTCGAGATCGACGCGGAGACACCTGATCAGCTCGAACCCGATGACCCGCGCGGGCCGCATCTGGATGTCTACCACTGGCTTACGTGGATGCAGGATTCGTTGCTGCAAGCCCTGGCGCCCTGA
- a CDS encoding P1 family peptidase: MNTQAGQRNSLTDVAGLLVGHHHVLDPDATLGSGPATGCTVVRVPGGAIAAVDVRGGGPGTRETDLLDPGNTVRQVNSILLTGGSAYGLAAADGVMRWLEEHREGIPMDPTDPSRVVPIVPAAVIFDLPVGEWRIRPTADFGFLAAEAAAVEFERGSVGAGVGARAGSIKGGVGTASVVLGEGPAAGVTVSALIVANPVGSVFDPRTGLPWGSGTDGPGHFGLHPATLDQLAVANALPVKGTVLNTTIGVVATDAPLDPMGCKRMATTAHDGLARAIRPAHSPLDGDTLFALATGTAQIPDFPMPPAFPADLLLLDAVCTAAAVCVERAIVDAILSAQSVAGIPAYSDLFPR; encoded by the coding sequence GTGAATACACAAGCGGGACAGCGGAATTCGCTCACCGATGTCGCTGGGCTGTTGGTCGGGCATCATCACGTGCTCGATCCGGACGCCACGCTGGGTTCCGGCCCGGCGACCGGCTGCACGGTGGTGCGCGTGCCGGGCGGCGCCATCGCCGCCGTCGATGTGCGCGGGGGCGGGCCGGGGACCAGGGAAACCGATCTGCTCGATCCGGGTAACACTGTGCGCCAGGTGAATTCGATCCTGCTCACCGGCGGCAGCGCGTATGGACTCGCGGCCGCCGATGGCGTGATGCGCTGGCTGGAGGAACATCGCGAGGGTATCCCGATGGATCCGACCGACCCGAGTCGCGTGGTGCCGATCGTCCCCGCCGCGGTGATCTTCGATCTTCCGGTGGGAGAGTGGCGGATTCGGCCCACCGCCGACTTCGGATTCCTGGCGGCCGAGGCGGCGGCGGTCGAGTTCGAGCGCGGTTCCGTCGGCGCTGGGGTCGGCGCGCGCGCCGGTTCGATCAAGGGCGGTGTCGGCACCGCGAGTGTGGTGCTCGGCGAGGGTCCCGCCGCGGGCGTCACCGTATCGGCGCTGATCGTCGCCAATCCCGTCGGTTCGGTCTTCGACCCGCGCACCGGCCTGCCCTGGGGTAGCGGCACCGACGGTCCCGGCCATTTCGGCTTACATCCGGCAACCCTCGATCAGTTGGCCGTTGCCAACGCCCTTCCGGTCAAGGGCACAGTTCTCAACACGACCATCGGTGTGGTCGCCACCGATGCGCCCTTGGACCCCATGGGCTGCAAACGCATGGCCACCACCGCCCACGACGGCCTCGCCCGCGCGATTCGCCCCGCCCACTCACCCCTCGACGGCGACACCCTTTTCGCCCTCGCCACCGGCACCGCACAGATCCCGGACTTCCCGATGCCGCCCGCCTTCCCCGCGGACCTGCTCCTCCTGGACGCCGTCTGCACCGCCGCCGCCGTCTGCGTCGAGCGCGCCATTGTCGACGCCATTCTCTCGGCGCAATCCGTCGCTGGCATCCCCGCCTACTCCGACCTCTTCCCCCGCTGA
- a CDS encoding M67 family metallopeptidase — protein MLVIRADLVEAMVAHARADHPDEACGVIAGPEGSDRPERFIAMVNAERSPTFYRFDSGEQLKVWRGMDDADETPVVIYHSHTATEAYPSRTDVSYASEPFAHYVLISTRDPEQHELRSYRIVDGQVTEEPVEIVDAYETD, from the coding sequence GTGCTGGTGATCAGGGCCGATCTGGTGGAGGCGATGGTGGCGCATGCGCGCGCCGACCACCCGGACGAGGCCTGCGGCGTCATCGCCGGGCCCGAGGGTTCCGATCGCCCGGAGCGGTTCATCGCCATGGTCAATGCCGAGCGCTCGCCCACCTTCTACCGGTTCGATTCCGGTGAACAGCTGAAGGTGTGGCGGGGGATGGACGACGCCGACGAGACCCCCGTCGTGATCTACCACTCGCACACCGCCACCGAGGCCTATCCGAGCCGCACCGATGTCTCCTACGCGTCCGAGCCGTTCGCGCATTACGTGTTGATCTCCACCCGCGATCCCGAGCAGCACGAGCTGCGCAGCTACCGGATCGTCGACGGCCAGGTCACCGAGGAGCCGGTCGAGATCGTCGATGCGTACGAGACAGACTGA
- a CDS encoding MoaD/ThiS family protein — MPVTVSIPTIMRGLTGGEKRVDAQGSPLSALIANLDANHPGLAERLLKDGKLNRYVNIYVDDEDVRFAGGLEAEVPEGASVTILPAVAGG; from the coding sequence ATGCCGGTAACCGTGTCCATCCCGACCATCATGCGTGGCCTCACCGGGGGCGAGAAGCGCGTCGACGCCCAGGGCTCGCCCCTGTCCGCGCTGATCGCAAACCTGGACGCCAACCACCCGGGCCTGGCGGAGCGGCTGCTCAAGGACGGCAAGCTGAACCGCTACGTCAATATCTACGTCGACGACGAGGATGTGCGCTTCGCGGGCGGCCTCGAGGCCGAGGTGCCGGAGGGCGCGAGCGTCACCATCCTGCCCGCCGTGGCCGGAGGCTGA